From the Manis javanica isolate MJ-LG chromosome 13, MJ_LKY, whole genome shotgun sequence genome, one window contains:
- the HOOK2 gene encoding protein Hook homolog 2 isoform X4 — translation MTLEESVQHVVMKAIQELMTKDTPDSLSLETYGNFDNQSRRYYFLSEEADEGDELRQRCLDLERQLVLLSEEKQSLAQENVALRQQVGQPEGEGAPGLTAKKLLLLQSQLEQLQEENFRLESGREDEHVRCAELEREVTELQQRNQELTSLAQEAQALKDEMDELRQSSERAGQLEATLNSCRLRLGELRELRRQVRQLEECNAGHAERTRQLEDELRRAGSLRAQLEAQRRQVQELQGQWQEEAMKAEKWLFECRNLEEKFESVTKEKERLLAERDSLREANDELRCTQLQPRGLTQADPSLDPTSPAVENLAAEILPAELRETLLRLQLENKHLCQKEAADRERQEELQRHLEEANRARHALETQHRLNQQQLSELRAQVEDLQKALQEQGGKTEDSTLLKRKLEEHLQKLHEADLELQRKREYIEELEPPADSSTARRIEELQHSLQKKDADLRAMEERYRRYVDKARTVIQTLEPKQRPPGGAPPELHSLRTQLRERDVRIRHLEMDFEKSRNQREQEEKLLISAWYNMGMALQQRAGEEWAPAHAQSFLAQQRLATNARRGPLGRLMPLNVRPTDKH, via the exons CTGATGACCAAAGACACTCCTGACTCCTTGTCACTGGAGACATACGGGAACTTTGATAACCAG TCCCGCAGGTACTACTTCCTAAGTGAAGAGGCTGATGAGGGGGATGAGCTGCGGCAGCGCTGTCTGGACCTGGAGCGGCAG CTGGTGCTCTTGTCAGAGGAgaagcagagcctggcacaggaGAATGTGGCACTGCGGCAGCAGGTGGGCCAGCCTGAGGGTGAGGGTGCCCCCGGCCTCACAGCCAAGAAGCTGCTGCTGTTGCAATCCCAGCTGGAGCAGCTGCAGGAAGAGAACTTCAG GCTGGAGAGTGGCAGGGAGGATGAGCATGTGCGCTGTGCTGAGCTGGAGCGGGAGGTCACCGAGCTGCAGCAGCGGAACCAGGAGCTAACCAGCCTGGCCCAGGAGGCTCAGGCCCTGAAGGATGAGATGGATGAGTTGCG GCAGTCCTCTGAACGCGCGGGGCAGCTGGAGGCCACGCTGAACAGCTGCAGGCTCCGCTTGGGCGAGCTGAGGGAGCTGCGGCGGCAGGTGCGGCAGTTGGAGGAGTGCAACGCTGGCCACGCCGAGCGCACGCGGCAGCTGGAGGACGAGTTGCGCCGGGCTGGCTCCCTGCGCGCCCAGCTGGAGGCGCAGCGGAGGCAG GTTCAGGAACTGCAGGGCCAGTGGCAGGAGGAGGCCATGAAGGCAGAGAAATGGCTTTTTGAGTGTCGCAATCTGGAGGAAAAGTTCGAGTCGGTGACAAAGGAGAAGGAG CGGCTGTTGGCAGAGCGGGACTCCCTGCGAGAGGCCAATGACGAGTTGCGTTGCACCCAGCTGCAGCCGCGGGGGCTGACCCAGGCCG ACCCCTCATTGGATCCTACCTCACCTGCTGTGGAAAACTTAGCAGCCGAGATCCTACCTGCAGAGCTCAG GGAGACGCTCCTGCGGCTTCAGCTGGAGAACAAGCACTTGTGCCAGAAGGAGGCGGCCGACCGGGAACGGCAGGAGGAGCTGCAGCGCCACCTGGAGGAGGCTAACCGCGCGCGCCACGCGCTTGAGACACAGCACCG GCTGAACCAGCAGCAGCTGTCGGAGCTGCGGGCCCAGGTGGAGGACCTGCAGAAGGCCCTGCAGGAGCAGGGGGGCAAGACTGAGGAC TCCACCCTGCTGAAGAGGAAGCTGGAGGAACATCT GCAAAAGCTGCATGAGGCAGACCTGGAGCTGCAGCGGAAACGGGAATATATTGAGGAGCTGGAGCCACCTGCTGATAGCAGCA CAGCCCGTCGAATTGAGGAGCTGCAGCATAGCCTTCAGAAGAAGGATGCAGACTTGCGGGCCATGGAAGAGCGGTATCGCCGCTATGTGGACAAGGCACGCACG GTCATACAGACCCTGGAACCCAAGCAGCGGCCACCTGGAGGGGCACCCCCAGAACTCCATTCCCTGAGGACACAGCTCCGGGAGCGGGACGTTCGCATCCGGCACTTGGAG ATGGACTTTGAGAAGAGTCGGAATCAGCGGGAGCAGGAAGAAAAGCTACTCATCAGTGCCTGGTATAATATG ggtATGGCTCTGCAGCAGCGAGCTGGTGAAGAATGGGCACCCGCCCATGCCCAGTCATTCCTGGCACAGCAGCGGCTTGCCACTAATGCTCGCCGTGGACCCCTGGGACGCCTAATGCCTCTGAACGTGCGCCCCACTGATAAGCACTGA